The following proteins are co-located in the Apium graveolens cultivar Ventura chromosome 5, ASM990537v1, whole genome shotgun sequence genome:
- the LOC141659411 gene encoding uncharacterized protein LOC141659411, with protein sequence MSVEEAVGSLKPHEERLKGHGEPSGGQQLLLTEEGWLKKEKEEGQLLFTREEWLRRSSLKNKGNGSDFKTKEANRGTRDKSRIPCFNCLAYGHYVAECRKPKREKEQRLEANLAQALDDEPALLMVECRGDKVLLNESRVKPKLRTEVEDKQGGSDVWYLDNGVSNHMTGEKSKFRELDEKVTGQVRFGDGSTVDI encoded by the coding sequence ATGTCAGTCGAAGAAGCGGTTGGGTCCTTGAAGCCCCATGAAGAACGCTTAAAGGGTCATGGTGAACCTAGTGGAGGACAACAACTATTACTTACTGAGGAAGGATGGTTgaaaaaggaaaaagaagaagGACAACTGTTGTTTACCAGAGAAGAATGGCTCAGGAGATCGAGCTTGAAAAATAAAGGAAATGGCAGCGATTTTAAGACCAAAGAAGCAAATCGAGGTACAAGGGATAAGAGTAGAATCCCATGCTTCAACTGCTTGGCATATGGCCATTATGTGGCTGAGTGTCGTAAACCAAAAAGGGAAAAAGAGCAACGTCTGGAGGCTAATTTGGCACAGGCTCTAGATGATGAACCAGCGTTGTTGATGGTGGAATGTCGAGGTGACAAGGTGCTGCTAAATGAGAGCAGGGTTAAGCCAAAGTTGAGGACAGAAGTCGAGGATAAGCAAGGAGGATCTGATGtatggtacttggacaatggAGTGAGTAATCATATGACCGGGGAGAAATCAAAATTCAGAGAATTGGATGAAAAGGTGACTGGTCAGGTACGCTTTGGTGATGGATCGACAGTCGACATATGA